The Mercurialis annua linkage group LG7, ddMerAnnu1.2, whole genome shotgun sequence genome includes the window ataaaaaaagaattctattatttataagtattttttttattaatgtaaatattatatatataatatttctaTATTTATACTTTATATATCATTTAGTCCAGAGTAAAAACAATCTTTGTTCCGCCAAGTAATTAATCATAAAAGTAtctaaactattattttttatattttaatgactaagttttgatttattttatttttattatcaaactttaatttattttaacgaAAGTTTTTCCAGTCAAAAAATATATGACAGCCAGATTTTGTAATGTAACAAtcagttttttaaattttgtttatcatgtatgtataatttttttttagagaagaaTTTTTAGGTTGAATGCGCAAATAAAAAAGTTCagataaaaaatgaaatctgATTGCCACATACAATTTTAgctagaattaaaatttaataattaaattaatagaaaaataataattatacgcaaattaaaataaatgaaaatttaatactaaatttaaaaatatatatgtaattttagTACCTTTAGAATCAATTCTTGGTTCCGCGGCTGtctatattcaaatatttttagtccgtaaaaataaaaagttacaCGTTTCCGAATTCAAATTTACAATGCATCACCAATGGGGTTGGTTCAATTGGTAAGCGCCTTGATATCGCTTAAACAAGATTTTGGATTCGAGTctttgtgaatgcagaaaattccattgacagactcacccaccatgtcaGCTTACCATTTATATAGCCACCATCTTCATAGCTCTCGTGTTCTCGGCCGATGCCTTGGCAAACCGGAACCAGGAAAGGTGTAGTGAGCAGGAGAATCTTAATCACTGTGTGGATTTTCTGACGGAACGGTATACAAACTACAGCCCACTAGAGGAGCTTGGTGCTTGCTGCAACCAGCTTTGGGAATTGGAGTCCAACTGCGTGTGCGAAGGTCTCAAAATGGCTCTGGGTCAGGATTTTACTAGGGCTAAAGACTTGCCATTCCTTTGTAGGCTTAAGGATATCAGATGCCATTTTGGATCCCGTGGGAGTTTCTAAGGGATGAAGATGTATTCTGGTGTAATATATAGTGAATTAAGATGTAATATGGTGAATAATAATCAGTGCCATGATAATGATGATAGCTTGTAGTTATTTACATTataattatcatatatatactttttggCTTAATCTCCATTTTTAGTCTTTTTCGGTTGTACCctgattttatgattttatccGATTCACTCAAATTAGCATGTTTTGTACTCCATgctcaaaaatcaaattgatattttctTACCAGAAAATATGCCAATTTAATCTTTCATTTTCAACAAATCTTTTAAATAGCATTTAATCTATATTATATACAAAAACACAGATGGAGGAGACAGGTAAATTTATCTAACCGTccttctaaatttatttttaaattgattattattaaaaaaaattatggccATTACAAATTATTAATTGACTACTAATTACATCTAAACTTTCtgtcaaatataaaattataaccgtcaattttcttttcttttttcgcTTAAACAATGGTTTATTTTTACCGTTAGCGgtatccattttttttattgcttaagaataaaataaatagtcgaattttttttcatcttttttatttttattagtaaatttatcGACAAAGCGTATCAATTTCATTATATATACAAATCAAAAATCAGAGATAGATCAAGAcctttcaagattgaagatAAAATCGTTtaagttatattaattttttgatatctTTATTATAGCGATTGTCATTTTTTTACGAAAGTTATTGTCCTTTCTCtatgaaaggtttgtttgtctttttttatgaatgattcGTGAGTTTTCTGTATACATAGAAGAATTGGATCTTATTATAATAGAgtagttatataatttttattttttttctgtaagacgatctgcgaatcaagatTTGACATCTTGTTTCATATCAGGTCATTAAAAATGGTTATaccctttttatatttttacactTATAACtgattaattttaatagaaGATTAATTCGATtgtaaaaaaaactttaaaaagtacatgaaaaataattataataaataaaataatataattataataaatttaatttaactccTGAGATATTTATCtatctaaaaaaaatctaactaaattaacattttttataattttaaaatatattgatataCCGTTCTTGACAAAGAACAGACAGTTAACGTTCTTGAGAAAGAACAGAGTTGTTATCTTCAAGAACAGCTCGCCCTTGCTCGGGAGGACGAAAACAACTCGTCCACTATAGAGGATGAGCAAGTTGTGCTCGtcgtaaaaaaaaatgaattcaaTTAACATAGTATTATGCttactgatggagtctgccttctgaaccggtgagtaagacctgcaaaacagggtagaagctaaccggacggtggttgtccgattaactctccgatgctaaagtcagtttagagctttgagcagcgttttgtgtatatgaatgtaattgtgattctaggcatacctcgtgctccttttatagtagtcgaatatacctagtagagttgtaggcaggtgaatcctactttgcagggattcggcgatatcgtagggattctcctgatttgtcgtgatctaccttaatctgataagagtcctatttaggaacgtcttcctaaatagtcttatcttcctaaagtagagcttatccttccatatatagtgtttgtgtccgaataggacaatacttccattcttagtcgattacccgaatcccggaattaacgcgctttgggcggatcatgtgggattcggtctttattagcatatctccgaatctctaaggattcggtctttattagcatatCTCCGAATCTCTAAGGATTCGGCGTCTCTTCcctatcttcggatcttcagggggagtccggtatcatctaagaatggatctcctgtgactcggctccattatacttacaataggattcggtatccatcacttACCATtactatttattaatataattaatagttttaattaaataataaatatattttttaatccagtaaaaatataaactaatttaaaaaaaatatacataaaatatcctggtgtaattataataaatttacttaatataataaactataaataaatatttttgatattaatttaattttaataattgtcGAGTCGGATTACGAggcacgtgcgtagcacgtaatgcgtaACTAGTCttataaaaagaacaaaaaaaccTTCTTCCCcataaattcaaagattaaaaataaaattttatttaatttttatttaaatataacaatatcaaaatatattccAACGCCACACTCATTCGACCTCGCCGCATCATTCCGatgtatattataatatttaaataataattcatttattatcaaatatttaaataatgatTTGATTTTAGGATTACCAAGTCCctcaactttatatttttaatttgtcgggtccttaaactttcatttggTCTTATTTGATCTCTCAACTTTAGGTTTTTAGCTTATCCGGGCCCTAAATTTTTATGTTGTCTTATTTGGTCCCTATAGTTTTTAGTTTATTTGGTTCCTGGACTTCCATCTGTTTGAGGACTTGAGGaagcaaaaaaaatcaaagttcaaAGACCAGATaaactaaatatataaaattcaaaaactaaataAGACCAATGGACATTCAGCAACCAGACAAATTAGAAATATATAATTCAGGGATCTTAAAATATgataatctttttatttattatataaaaaccaGAGATTTATTTTATCCTTTAAATTAGaaataagaaaatgaaataAGACCAAACTTGTGATTTTGAATAAAAGACCATCAAATTACGCGTTTTGAACAAAAACACCTTTAAAATAGACGTATTAACTCGACTGacgtttttaatttcaaatggACCAATAGTTTGTTGCCAGCCTAATTCCTTCAATTATTTTTTGCCCTCAACAAAAAGGGTGTTATAATCCAAATTAACGAGTGTTTTTATCCAAATCCATAAGTTTGtagttaataaacattttgtgtCAAATTGAGGGAGCAAAATGAActtttgtttatataaaaaaatgaataccGTTATCTTTCTTTTAACGAACGGGAT containing:
- the LOC126657100 gene encoding 2S seed storage albumin protein-like; the protein is MGLVQLTHPPCQLTIYIATIFIALVFSADALANRNQERCSEQENLNHCVDFLTERYTNYSPLEELGACCNQLWELESNCVCEGLKMALGQDFTRAKDLPFLCRLKDIRCHFGSRGSF